One stretch of Narcine bancroftii isolate sNarBan1 chromosome 8, sNarBan1.hap1, whole genome shotgun sequence DNA includes these proteins:
- the LOC138741780 gene encoding forkhead box protein A2-like isoform X5, with translation MNNMNPGNMNQYTANTRPPGIVNMSYLNVGMANPHLLACGGVTSMASDLAELETSMSLTMEQIRSQTSPMSQISPYGGGGPVISPGYRQDHADFAGDAKNLRRSYTHAKPPYSYISLITMAIQQSVQKMLTLNEIYQWIMDFFPYYRQNQQRWQNSIRHSLSFNDCFVKVPRSPERPGKGSYWALHPDSGNMFENGCYLRRQKRFKCEKKGPTPSSLKEGAGQPLLPESPGSPGETEPSVTLPDPERAGSQGRPLCLPLSKVSPDLPNRGSPPDAKPAFSVFAHPSFLSQLASEVSLKPEPQFPVSHPYSGTNLVPVTNLEQQADRLDLKPQEQVVHYSGYGPSTGNGASMSPMFPKTGLELVSISSDPSAYHSMCSRPVLSSI, from the coding sequence ATGAACAACATGAATCCAGGGAACATGAATCAGTATACGGCCAACACAAGACCCCCCGGGATCGTCAATATGTCCTACTTGAACGTCGGGATGGCGAATCCCCATCTGTTGGCATGTGGTGGTGTGACCAGCATGGCTTCTGACCTCGCAGAGCTGGAGACATCGATGAGCCTGACGATGGAGCAGATCAGGTCCCAGACAAGCCCCATGAGCCAGATCTCCCCCTATGGTGGCGGAGGGCCCGTCATCAGCCCAGGGTATAGGCAGGACCACGCAGACTTTGCAGGAGATGCCAAGAACCTCAGGCGGTCCTACACCCATGCCAAGCCTCCATACTCGTACATCTCCCTCATCACCATGGCGATCCAACAATCGGTGCAGAAGATGCTGACTTTGAATGAGATCTACCAGTGGATCATGGACTTCTTCCCCTACTACCGGCAGAACCAGCAGCGCTGGCAGAATTCCATCCGCCATTCCCTCTCTTTCAACGACTGCTTCGTCAAGGTGCCCAGGTCGCCGGAGAGACCAGGGAAAGGCTCCTACTGGGCCCTGCATCCGGACTCGGGCAACATGTTCGAAAACGGCTGCTACCTCAGGAGGCAGAAGCGGTTCAAGTGCGAGAAGAAGGGCCCCACCCCGTCCTCACTGAAGGAGGGTGCTGGCCAGCCCTTGCTGCCGGAAAGCCCCGGGTCGCCCGGCGAGACGGAGCCGTCGGTCACGTTGCCTGACCCGGAGCGGGCCGGAAGCCAGGGCAGGCCTCTTTGCCTGCCCCTCAGCAAGGTGTCTCCGGACTTGCCGAATCGGGGGAGCCCCCCGGATGCCAAGCCTGCCTTCTCCGTGTTCGCCCACCCGTCCTTCCTTTCCCAGCTGGCCTCCGAGGTATCCCTAAAGCCTGAACCCCAATTTCCCGTGAGCCACCCTTACTCTGGCACCAACCTGGTCCCCGTCACCAACCTGGAGCAACAGGCCGACAGGCTGGATCTGAAGCCACAGGAGCAGGTGGTGCATTATTCAGGTTACGGACCCTCAACGGGCAACGGCGCCTCCATGAGCCCCATGTTCCCCAAAACCGGTCTGGAACTTGTGTCCATCTCCAGTGATCCATCTGCTTATCACTCAATGTGCTCCCGACCAGTTCTGAGCTCAATAtaa
- the LOC138741780 gene encoding forkhead box protein A2-like isoform X3 yields MIYQSMNNMNPGNMNQYTANTRPPGIVNMSYLNVGMANPHLLACGGVTSMASDLAELETSMSLTMEQIRSQTSPMSQISPYGGGGPVISPGYRQDHADFAGDAKNLRRSYTHAKPPYSYISLITMAIQQSVQKMLTLNEIYQWIMDFFPYYRQNQQRWQNSIRHSLSFNDCFVKVPRSPERPGKGSYWALHPDSGNMFENGCYLRRQKRFKCEKKGPTPSSLKEGAGQPLLPESPGSPGETEPSVTLPDPERAGSQGRPLCLPLSKVSPDLPNRGSPPDAKPAFSVFAHPSFLSQLASEVSLKPEPQFPVSHPYSGTNLVPVTNLEQQADRLDLKPQEQVVHYSGYGPSTGNGASMSPMFPKTGLELVSISSDPSAYHSMCSRPVLSSI; encoded by the coding sequence ATTTATCAGTCCATGAACAACATGAATCCAGGGAACATGAATCAGTATACGGCCAACACAAGACCCCCCGGGATCGTCAATATGTCCTACTTGAACGTCGGGATGGCGAATCCCCATCTGTTGGCATGTGGTGGTGTGACCAGCATGGCTTCTGACCTCGCAGAGCTGGAGACATCGATGAGCCTGACGATGGAGCAGATCAGGTCCCAGACAAGCCCCATGAGCCAGATCTCCCCCTATGGTGGCGGAGGGCCCGTCATCAGCCCAGGGTATAGGCAGGACCACGCAGACTTTGCAGGAGATGCCAAGAACCTCAGGCGGTCCTACACCCATGCCAAGCCTCCATACTCGTACATCTCCCTCATCACCATGGCGATCCAACAATCGGTGCAGAAGATGCTGACTTTGAATGAGATCTACCAGTGGATCATGGACTTCTTCCCCTACTACCGGCAGAACCAGCAGCGCTGGCAGAATTCCATCCGCCATTCCCTCTCTTTCAACGACTGCTTCGTCAAGGTGCCCAGGTCGCCGGAGAGACCAGGGAAAGGCTCCTACTGGGCCCTGCATCCGGACTCGGGCAACATGTTCGAAAACGGCTGCTACCTCAGGAGGCAGAAGCGGTTCAAGTGCGAGAAGAAGGGCCCCACCCCGTCCTCACTGAAGGAGGGTGCTGGCCAGCCCTTGCTGCCGGAAAGCCCCGGGTCGCCCGGCGAGACGGAGCCGTCGGTCACGTTGCCTGACCCGGAGCGGGCCGGAAGCCAGGGCAGGCCTCTTTGCCTGCCCCTCAGCAAGGTGTCTCCGGACTTGCCGAATCGGGGGAGCCCCCCGGATGCCAAGCCTGCCTTCTCCGTGTTCGCCCACCCGTCCTTCCTTTCCCAGCTGGCCTCCGAGGTATCCCTAAAGCCTGAACCCCAATTTCCCGTGAGCCACCCTTACTCTGGCACCAACCTGGTCCCCGTCACCAACCTGGAGCAACAGGCCGACAGGCTGGATCTGAAGCCACAGGAGCAGGTGGTGCATTATTCAGGTTACGGACCCTCAACGGGCAACGGCGCCTCCATGAGCCCCATGTTCCCCAAAACCGGTCTGGAACTTGTGTCCATCTCCAGTGATCCATCTGCTTATCACTCAATGTGCTCCCGACCAGTTCTGAGCTCAATAtaa
- the LOC138741780 gene encoding forkhead box protein A2-like isoform X1: protein MLNGIKIDGMNPSDWDSYYPENEIYQSMNNMNPGNMNQYTANTRPPGIVNMSYLNVGMANPHLLACGGVTSMASDLAELETSMSLTMEQIRSQTSPMSQISPYGGGGPVISPGYRQDHADFAGDAKNLRRSYTHAKPPYSYISLITMAIQQSVQKMLTLNEIYQWIMDFFPYYRQNQQRWQNSIRHSLSFNDCFVKVPRSPERPGKGSYWALHPDSGNMFENGCYLRRQKRFKCEKKGPTPSSLKEGAGQPLLPESPGSPGETEPSVTLPDPERAGSQGRPLCLPLSKVSPDLPNRGSPPDAKPAFSVFAHPSFLSQLASEVSLKPEPQFPVSHPYSGTNLVPVTNLEQQADRLDLKPQEQVVHYSGYGPSTGNGASMSPMFPKTGLELVSISSDPSAYHSMCSRPVLSSI from the coding sequence ATTTATCAGTCCATGAACAACATGAATCCAGGGAACATGAATCAGTATACGGCCAACACAAGACCCCCCGGGATCGTCAATATGTCCTACTTGAACGTCGGGATGGCGAATCCCCATCTGTTGGCATGTGGTGGTGTGACCAGCATGGCTTCTGACCTCGCAGAGCTGGAGACATCGATGAGCCTGACGATGGAGCAGATCAGGTCCCAGACAAGCCCCATGAGCCAGATCTCCCCCTATGGTGGCGGAGGGCCCGTCATCAGCCCAGGGTATAGGCAGGACCACGCAGACTTTGCAGGAGATGCCAAGAACCTCAGGCGGTCCTACACCCATGCCAAGCCTCCATACTCGTACATCTCCCTCATCACCATGGCGATCCAACAATCGGTGCAGAAGATGCTGACTTTGAATGAGATCTACCAGTGGATCATGGACTTCTTCCCCTACTACCGGCAGAACCAGCAGCGCTGGCAGAATTCCATCCGCCATTCCCTCTCTTTCAACGACTGCTTCGTCAAGGTGCCCAGGTCGCCGGAGAGACCAGGGAAAGGCTCCTACTGGGCCCTGCATCCGGACTCGGGCAACATGTTCGAAAACGGCTGCTACCTCAGGAGGCAGAAGCGGTTCAAGTGCGAGAAGAAGGGCCCCACCCCGTCCTCACTGAAGGAGGGTGCTGGCCAGCCCTTGCTGCCGGAAAGCCCCGGGTCGCCCGGCGAGACGGAGCCGTCGGTCACGTTGCCTGACCCGGAGCGGGCCGGAAGCCAGGGCAGGCCTCTTTGCCTGCCCCTCAGCAAGGTGTCTCCGGACTTGCCGAATCGGGGGAGCCCCCCGGATGCCAAGCCTGCCTTCTCCGTGTTCGCCCACCCGTCCTTCCTTTCCCAGCTGGCCTCCGAGGTATCCCTAAAGCCTGAACCCCAATTTCCCGTGAGCCACCCTTACTCTGGCACCAACCTGGTCCCCGTCACCAACCTGGAGCAACAGGCCGACAGGCTGGATCTGAAGCCACAGGAGCAGGTGGTGCATTATTCAGGTTACGGACCCTCAACGGGCAACGGCGCCTCCATGAGCCCCATGTTCCCCAAAACCGGTCTGGAACTTGTGTCCATCTCCAGTGATCCATCTGCTTATCACTCAATGTGCTCCCGACCAGTTCTGAGCTCAATAtaa
- the LOC138741780 gene encoding forkhead box protein A2-like isoform X2: MVKLSTIYQSMNNMNPGNMNQYTANTRPPGIVNMSYLNVGMANPHLLACGGVTSMASDLAELETSMSLTMEQIRSQTSPMSQISPYGGGGPVISPGYRQDHADFAGDAKNLRRSYTHAKPPYSYISLITMAIQQSVQKMLTLNEIYQWIMDFFPYYRQNQQRWQNSIRHSLSFNDCFVKVPRSPERPGKGSYWALHPDSGNMFENGCYLRRQKRFKCEKKGPTPSSLKEGAGQPLLPESPGSPGETEPSVTLPDPERAGSQGRPLCLPLSKVSPDLPNRGSPPDAKPAFSVFAHPSFLSQLASEVSLKPEPQFPVSHPYSGTNLVPVTNLEQQADRLDLKPQEQVVHYSGYGPSTGNGASMSPMFPKTGLELVSISSDPSAYHSMCSRPVLSSI, from the exons ATGGTGAAGCTCTCTACG ATTTATCAGTCCATGAACAACATGAATCCAGGGAACATGAATCAGTATACGGCCAACACAAGACCCCCCGGGATCGTCAATATGTCCTACTTGAACGTCGGGATGGCGAATCCCCATCTGTTGGCATGTGGTGGTGTGACCAGCATGGCTTCTGACCTCGCAGAGCTGGAGACATCGATGAGCCTGACGATGGAGCAGATCAGGTCCCAGACAAGCCCCATGAGCCAGATCTCCCCCTATGGTGGCGGAGGGCCCGTCATCAGCCCAGGGTATAGGCAGGACCACGCAGACTTTGCAGGAGATGCCAAGAACCTCAGGCGGTCCTACACCCATGCCAAGCCTCCATACTCGTACATCTCCCTCATCACCATGGCGATCCAACAATCGGTGCAGAAGATGCTGACTTTGAATGAGATCTACCAGTGGATCATGGACTTCTTCCCCTACTACCGGCAGAACCAGCAGCGCTGGCAGAATTCCATCCGCCATTCCCTCTCTTTCAACGACTGCTTCGTCAAGGTGCCCAGGTCGCCGGAGAGACCAGGGAAAGGCTCCTACTGGGCCCTGCATCCGGACTCGGGCAACATGTTCGAAAACGGCTGCTACCTCAGGAGGCAGAAGCGGTTCAAGTGCGAGAAGAAGGGCCCCACCCCGTCCTCACTGAAGGAGGGTGCTGGCCAGCCCTTGCTGCCGGAAAGCCCCGGGTCGCCCGGCGAGACGGAGCCGTCGGTCACGTTGCCTGACCCGGAGCGGGCCGGAAGCCAGGGCAGGCCTCTTTGCCTGCCCCTCAGCAAGGTGTCTCCGGACTTGCCGAATCGGGGGAGCCCCCCGGATGCCAAGCCTGCCTTCTCCGTGTTCGCCCACCCGTCCTTCCTTTCCCAGCTGGCCTCCGAGGTATCCCTAAAGCCTGAACCCCAATTTCCCGTGAGCCACCCTTACTCTGGCACCAACCTGGTCCCCGTCACCAACCTGGAGCAACAGGCCGACAGGCTGGATCTGAAGCCACAGGAGCAGGTGGTGCATTATTCAGGTTACGGACCCTCAACGGGCAACGGCGCCTCCATGAGCCCCATGTTCCCCAAAACCGGTCTGGAACTTGTGTCCATCTCCAGTGATCCATCTGCTTATCACTCAATGTGCTCCCGACCAGTTCTGAGCTCAATAtaa